One region of Paucibacter aquatile genomic DNA includes:
- the alkB gene encoding DNA oxidative demethylase AlkB, with the protein MNLDLFDDALEPPPARQDLAPGAVLLRGRALAQAPQLLAAAEGVMAAAALRHWLTPGGRRMAVAMTNCGPLGWVSDARGYRYQSRDPLSGQPWPALPPVIAELAVAVAEEAGYPSFRPDACLVNRYLPGTPLSLHQDRDEQDLRQPIVSISLGLPAVFLFGGLSRSERPARWPLQHGDVLVWGGPSRLAFHGVQALAPGRHPLLGEQRINLTLRCAG; encoded by the coding sequence ATGAACCTCGACCTGTTTGATGACGCTCTGGAGCCGCCGCCGGCCCGGCAAGACCTGGCCCCTGGCGCCGTGTTGCTGCGCGGCCGGGCGCTGGCCCAGGCACCCCAGCTGCTGGCCGCCGCCGAGGGCGTGATGGCCGCGGCCGCGCTGCGCCACTGGCTCACCCCCGGCGGCCGGCGCATGGCGGTGGCGATGACGAACTGCGGCCCCCTGGGCTGGGTTTCGGACGCGCGCGGCTACCGCTACCAATCAAGGGACCCGCTGAGCGGCCAGCCCTGGCCGGCCCTGCCGCCGGTGATCGCCGAGCTGGCCGTGGCGGTGGCCGAGGAGGCCGGCTACCCCAGCTTTCGGCCCGACGCCTGCCTGGTCAACCGCTACCTGCCCGGCACGCCGCTGAGCCTGCACCAGGACCGCGACGAGCAGGACCTACGCCAGCCCATCGTCTCCATCTCCCTGGGCCTGCCGGCCGTGTTTCTGTTCGGTGGTCTGAGCCGCAGCGAGCGGCCGGCGCGCTGGCCGCTGCAGCATGGCGATGTGCTCGTCTGGGGCGGGCCCTCGCGCCTGGCCTTCCACGGGGTGCAGGCGCTGGCGCCTGGACGCCATCCGCTGCTGGGCGAGCAGCGCATCAACCTGACCTTGCGCTGCGCGGGATGA
- a CDS encoding OsmC family protein, with protein MSTHHATIRWALGPDEDFTGRRYSRAHRWLFDGGAEVPASSSPSVVRLPFSDPSAVDPEEAFIAALSSCHMLWFLDLAARAGYVVSHYEDPAEGLMAKNEAGQDAITEVMLRPEVQFGGAKAPDEAAVQALHHAAHTHCFIANSVRSTVRCEGSWSYLVT; from the coding sequence ATGTCGACGCACCACGCCACCATCCGCTGGGCACTGGGCCCCGATGAAGACTTCACCGGCCGGCGCTACAGCCGTGCCCACCGCTGGCTGTTCGACGGCGGCGCCGAGGTGCCGGCCTCCAGCTCGCCCAGCGTCGTGCGCCTGCCCTTCTCCGACCCCAGCGCGGTGGACCCCGAAGAGGCCTTCATCGCCGCCCTGTCCAGCTGCCACATGCTCTGGTTCCTGGACCTGGCGGCGCGTGCCGGCTATGTGGTGAGCCACTACGAGGACCCGGCCGAAGGCCTGATGGCCAAGAACGAAGCCGGGCAGGACGCCATCACCGAGGTGATGCTGCGGCCCGAAGTGCAGTTTGGCGGCGCCAAGGCGCCCGACGAGGCAGCCGTGCAAGCCCTGCACCATGCCGCACACACGCACTGCTTCATCGCCAACTCGGTGCGCAGCACCGTTCGCTGCGAAGGCAGCTGGAGCTACCTGGTGACTTGA
- a CDS encoding GNAT family N-acetyltransferase, giving the protein MSASLEDALPQRSARVLLRRLRAGDLADFQAYRQDPQVGLYQGWQAQSDAQALAFLQEMASAPLLQPGAWCQLGLAETGSDRLIGDIGLCLAADSASVEIGFSLHAARQGQGLAAEGVGALIALLWACSPAADVRGITDARNLGSIRLLERLGFARVDSQAAVFRGEACVEHHYRLPRPA; this is encoded by the coding sequence ATGAGCGCTTCGCTGGAGGACGCGCTGCCGCAGCGCAGCGCGCGGGTGCTTTTGCGCCGCTTGCGTGCCGGTGATCTGGCGGACTTTCAGGCTTACCGCCAGGACCCGCAGGTCGGGCTGTACCAAGGCTGGCAGGCGCAGAGCGATGCCCAGGCCCTGGCCTTTTTGCAGGAGATGGCCAGCGCGCCCCTGTTGCAGCCCGGCGCCTGGTGCCAGCTCGGCCTGGCCGAGACGGGCAGCGATCGCTTGATCGGTGACATCGGCCTGTGCCTGGCGGCCGACTCGGCGTCCGTCGAGATCGGTTTCAGCCTGCATGCGGCCCGCCAGGGCCAGGGCCTGGCGGCCGAAGGCGTGGGGGCGCTGATCGCTTTGCTGTGGGCGTGTTCGCCGGCGGCCGACGTTCGCGGCATCACCGATGCGCGCAACCTCGGCTCCATCCGCTTGCTGGAGCGCCTGGGCTTTGCGCGGGTGGACAGCCAGGCTGCGGTGTTTCGCGGCGAGGCCTGTGTGGAGCATCACTACCGCTTGCCTCGGCCCGCTTGA
- a CDS encoding peptidoglycan-binding domain-containing protein: MAYGDRVLQQGLKGEDVVELQLRLAGYRGTLLDGDFGSGTELQVKSFQRDYMRLSAPSGVVDRATFLAIDELASRFPIDFAQLRCPCGVCSGFGQGRFKGRYMPGGEGQEKFHRYEYPGIHRLILWAARALFAYREDIRFSFSSGYRCAVENERKGRTTTNHHGKAVDIDTVLAPGMGKREDLERCNALRSLLVEKSNAQIGWLARNRKSLEPSDIAPTWVHYDVREYESKYLRDEFFCRDLAGLDRRLPITV; encoded by the coding sequence ATGGCATACGGTGATCGGGTCCTGCAACAAGGGCTCAAGGGTGAGGATGTGGTGGAGCTGCAGCTGCGCCTGGCGGGCTACCGCGGCACGCTGCTCGATGGCGACTTTGGCTCGGGCACCGAGCTGCAGGTCAAGAGCTTCCAGCGCGACTACATGAGGCTGAGCGCTCCCAGCGGCGTGGTGGACCGCGCCACTTTTCTGGCCATCGACGAGCTGGCCAGCCGCTTCCCCATCGACTTTGCGCAGCTGCGCTGCCCTTGCGGGGTCTGCAGCGGTTTCGGCCAGGGCCGCTTCAAAGGGCGCTACATGCCCGGCGGCGAGGGCCAAGAGAAATTCCACCGCTACGAGTACCCCGGAATCCACCGCCTGATCCTCTGGGCGGCGCGGGCCTTGTTTGCCTACCGCGAGGACATTCGCTTCAGCTTCTCCTCGGGCTACCGCTGTGCGGTCGAGAACGAGCGCAAGGGCCGCACCACCACCAACCACCACGGCAAGGCGGTGGACATCGACACCGTGCTGGCGCCCGGCATGGGCAAGCGCGAAGACCTGGAGCGCTGCAACGCGCTGCGCAGCCTGCTGGTCGAAAAGTCCAACGCCCAGATCGGCTGGCTGGCCCGCAACCGCAAATCGCTGGAACCCTCGGACATTGCGCCCACCTGGGTCCACTACGACGTGCGCGAGTACGAGAGCAAATACCTGCGCGACGAGTTCTTCTGCCGCGATCTGGCCGGGCTGGACCGGCGCCTGCCGATCACGGTCTGA
- a CDS encoding ABC transporter ATP-binding protein, whose protein sequence is MLSPDPSQAVYRAHGLSLAHPDPGQPPLIQDLSFELRPGLSLLRGGDGRGKTRCLRLIAGRLGAPLAGQIECSLAPADIFFEDPTDPALDAQLASAWLSGLRQRYADWRADLEPALVEGFALAPHLDKPLYMLSAGSRRKLGLLAAAVCGARLTLLDTPFAALDGRSIRLLGELLQEAAAQRERAWLLADYERLACLQGISLQTEIDLGD, encoded by the coding sequence ATGTTGTCCCCCGATCCATCCCAGGCTGTCTATCGCGCCCACGGCCTTAGCCTCGCCCATCCCGACCCCGGCCAGCCGCCCCTGATCCAGGACCTGAGTTTCGAGCTGCGGCCGGGCCTGAGCCTGCTGCGCGGCGGCGATGGCCGAGGCAAGACGCGCTGCTTGCGCTTGATCGCGGGGCGGCTGGGTGCGCCGCTCGCGGGCCAGATCGAATGCAGCTTGGCTCCTGCAGACATCTTTTTCGAGGACCCGACCGACCCGGCGCTGGACGCCCAACTGGCCTCGGCGTGGCTGAGCGGCCTACGCCAGCGCTATGCCGACTGGCGCGCCGACCTGGAGCCGGCCCTGGTTGAGGGTTTTGCGCTGGCGCCGCATCTGGACAAGCCGCTCTACATGCTTTCCGCCGGCAGCCGGCGCAAGCTGGGCTTGCTGGCGGCCGCTGTTTGCGGCGCGCGCCTGACCCTGCTGGACACGCCGTTTGCCGCCCTCGACGGGCGCTCCATCCGCCTGCTGGGCGAGCTGCTGCAAGAGGCCGCAGCGCAGCGCGAGCGTGCCTGGCTGCTGGCCGACTACGAGCGGCTGGCCTGTCTTCAAGGCATATCGCTTCAGACCGAGATCGATCTCGGCGACTGA
- a CDS encoding DUF1801 domain-containing protein, whose protein sequence is MPANKTQATAADVAAYLNAIADTTRRADCLALADLMQRATGQPAVMWGSAIVGFGLHRYPLAGGKTGEICAVGFASRSADIALYGLTGFDEAEPLLDALGKLKRGKGCVYLKRLADVNAGALEQLVTQAFNSKKV, encoded by the coding sequence ATGCCTGCCAACAAAACCCAAGCCACAGCCGCCGATGTGGCCGCCTACCTGAACGCGATTGCCGATACCACCCGCCGCGCTGACTGCCTCGCGCTGGCCGACTTGATGCAGCGCGCCACCGGCCAGCCTGCCGTGATGTGGGGCAGCGCCATCGTCGGCTTCGGCCTGCACCGCTACCCGCTGGCGGGCGGCAAGACCGGGGAAATTTGCGCCGTGGGCTTTGCCTCTCGGTCGGCGGACATCGCACTCTACGGCCTGACAGGGTTTGACGAGGCCGAGCCCTTGCTGGATGCGCTGGGCAAGCTCAAGCGCGGCAAGGGCTGCGTCTACTTGAAGCGGCTGGCCGATGTGAACGCAGGCGCGTTGGAGCAGTTGGTAACGCAGGCCTTCAACAGCAAGAAGGTCTGA
- a CDS encoding YbdD/YjiX family protein: MRQRVGQAGRYLAQGLRLMVGFPDFDTYREHMARTHPDQPAMTYEQFFRERQAARYGGADGRMSRCC, translated from the coding sequence CTGCGCCAGCGTGTCGGCCAGGCCGGCCGCTACCTGGCCCAGGGCCTGCGCCTGATGGTCGGTTTCCCCGACTTCGACACCTACCGCGAACACATGGCCCGCACCCACCCCGACCAGCCGGCCATGACCTACGAGCAGTTCTTTCGCGAGCGCCAGGCCGCTCGTTACGGCGGGGCGGATGGGCGGATGAGCCGCTGCTGCTGA
- a CDS encoding carbon starvation CstA family protein, translating to MSSNIRRHLGWLLVAVLGAFALATVALGRGEAVSALWVVVAAICVYLIAYRYYSLFIASRVLELDPRRQTPAWRHNDGLDYVPTNQYVLYGHHFAAIAGAGPLVGPVLAAQMGYLPGLLWLLAGVVFAGAVQDFIVLFISTRRDGRSLGDLVKQEMGLVPGLIALFGAFMIMIIILAVLALIVVKALAHSPWGTFTVAATIPVALFMGVYLRYLRPGRIGEISIIGFVLLMLSIVGGQWVHESPVWGPIFTFEGTTLTWMLIGYGFVAASIPVWLLLAPRDYLSTFLKIGTIVALAIGIVFVAPTMQMPAITQFAAGNGPVWSGDLFPFLFITIACGAVSGFHALISSGTTPKMLENETHARFIGYGGMLAESFVAVMALVAASCIEPGVYFAMNSPAALVGKTPEAVAATLSTWGFVITPEMLVQTAKDVGENTILARAGGAPTLAVGMAQILHQAIGGKAMMAFWYHFAILFEALFILTAVDAGTRAGRFMLQDLLGSFVPALKRTDSLPANLIATALCVAAWGYFLYQGVVDPLGGINTLWPLFGIANQMLAAVALMLGTVVLFKMKKQRYAWVTALPALWLLICTMTAGWLKIFSSDAKVGFLAHASKYSKALAEGQLLAPAKTPEAMSRVVFNDRLDAALCVLFMFVVVSVLIYSVRAILAARASAQPTAQETPFVALSAAAAAR from the coding sequence ATGTCCTCGAACATCAGGCGCCACCTCGGGTGGCTTCTGGTCGCGGTGCTGGGCGCTTTTGCGCTGGCCACCGTGGCCCTGGGCCGCGGCGAAGCGGTCAGTGCTCTGTGGGTGGTGGTGGCCGCGATCTGCGTCTACCTGATCGCCTACCGCTACTACAGCCTCTTCATCGCCAGCCGCGTGCTGGAGCTGGACCCGCGGCGCCAAACGCCCGCCTGGCGGCACAACGACGGTCTGGACTATGTGCCGACCAACCAATACGTGCTCTACGGCCACCACTTCGCCGCCATCGCGGGCGCCGGCCCGCTGGTCGGCCCGGTGCTGGCCGCGCAGATGGGCTATCTGCCCGGCTTGCTGTGGCTGCTGGCTGGTGTGGTGTTCGCGGGCGCGGTGCAGGACTTCATCGTCCTCTTCATCAGCACCCGCCGCGATGGCCGCTCGCTGGGCGATCTGGTCAAGCAGGAGATGGGCCTGGTGCCGGGCCTGATCGCGCTGTTCGGCGCCTTCATGATCATGATCATCATCCTGGCCGTGCTGGCGCTGATCGTGGTCAAGGCCCTGGCGCATTCGCCCTGGGGCACCTTCACCGTGGCGGCCACCATTCCCGTGGCGCTGTTCATGGGTGTGTACCTGCGCTATCTGCGCCCGGGCCGCATCGGCGAGATTTCCATCATCGGCTTTGTGCTGCTGATGCTGTCCATCGTCGGCGGCCAGTGGGTGCATGAGAGCCCGGTCTGGGGCCCGATCTTCACCTTCGAGGGCACGACGCTGACCTGGATGTTGATCGGCTACGGTTTTGTCGCCGCCTCCATCCCCGTGTGGCTGCTGCTGGCCCCGCGTGACTACCTGTCCACCTTCCTGAAGATCGGCACCATCGTGGCCCTGGCCATCGGCATCGTCTTCGTCGCACCGACGATGCAGATGCCGGCCATCACCCAGTTCGCCGCCGGCAATGGCCCCGTCTGGTCGGGTGATCTCTTCCCCTTCCTGTTCATCACCATTGCCTGCGGTGCCGTCTCGGGCTTCCATGCGCTGATCTCTTCGGGCACCACGCCCAAGATGCTGGAGAACGAAACCCACGCGCGCTTCATCGGCTACGGCGGCATGTTGGCCGAGAGCTTTGTGGCGGTGATGGCCCTGGTGGCCGCCTCCTGCATCGAGCCGGGCGTGTACTTCGCCATGAACAGCCCGGCCGCCCTGGTGGGCAAGACGCCCGAGGCCGTGGCCGCCACGCTCTCGACCTGGGGCTTTGTCATCACGCCCGAGATGCTGGTGCAAACCGCCAAGGACGTGGGCGAGAACACCATCCTGGCGCGCGCCGGTGGTGCCCCGACCCTGGCCGTAGGCATGGCGCAGATCCTGCACCAGGCGATTGGCGGCAAGGCCATGATGGCCTTCTGGTACCACTTCGCCATCTTGTTCGAGGCGCTCTTCATCCTGACCGCCGTGGACGCGGGCACCCGCGCCGGCCGCTTCATGCTGCAAGACCTGCTGGGCAGTTTTGTGCCCGCCCTCAAGCGCACCGATTCGCTGCCCGCCAATCTGATCGCCACCGCGCTGTGCGTGGCGGCTTGGGGTTATTTCCTCTACCAGGGCGTGGTCGATCCGCTGGGCGGCATCAACACCTTGTGGCCGCTGTTCGGCATCGCCAACCAGATGTTGGCCGCCGTGGCCCTGATGCTGGGCACCGTGGTGCTGTTCAAGATGAAGAAGCAGCGCTATGCCTGGGTGACGGCCCTGCCGGCCCTGTGGCTGCTGATCTGCACCATGACCGCCGGCTGGCTGAAGATTTTCTCGTCCGACGCAAAGGTGGGCTTCCTGGCCCATGCCAGCAAGTACAGCAAGGCCCTGGCCGAAGGCCAGCTGCTGGCCCCGGCCAAGACGCCCGAAGCCATGAGCCGCGTGGTCTTCAACGACCGCCTGGACGCCGCCCTGTGCGTGCTCTTCATGTTCGTGGTGGTTAGCGTGCTGATCTACAGCGTGCGCGCCATCCTGGCCGCGCGGGCCTCGGCCCAGCCCACGGCGCAGGAAACGCCCTTTGTGGCTTTGTCGGCTGCCGCTGCGGCACGCTGA
- a CDS encoding response regulator: MNSVFASAPIRIALVDDHPLVRDGLRLRLGAVPEFAVVGEAGDAREALALLAHTAVDIVLMDVGMKEVSGIELAADLLQRQPGLRVLMLSMYDNPEYVQRALQAGAQGYVLKDAPASEIVAAIQAVAGGGTFLSPAVSRRLFRAQTPRPLLSPRESEVLAALGRGESSKQIAAAMDLSVRTVEAHRQNIKRKLNLEGQAELIKYAVEHSGQA, encoded by the coding sequence ATGAACTCAGTTTTCGCTTCCGCCCCGATCCGCATTGCCCTGGTGGACGACCACCCGCTGGTGCGCGACGGCCTGCGTTTGCGCCTGGGCGCGGTGCCCGAGTTTGCGGTGGTGGGCGAGGCCGGTGATGCGCGCGAGGCCCTGGCCTTGCTGGCGCACACGGCGGTGGACATCGTGCTGATGGATGTGGGCATGAAGGAGGTCAGCGGCATCGAGCTGGCCGCCGACTTGCTGCAGCGCCAGCCGGGCCTGCGCGTGCTGATGCTGAGCATGTACGACAACCCCGAGTACGTGCAGCGTGCCCTGCAGGCTGGCGCCCAGGGCTATGTGCTCAAGGACGCGCCGGCCAGCGAGATCGTGGCCGCCATCCAGGCCGTGGCGGGTGGGGGCACGTTTTTGAGCCCGGCGGTGTCGCGCCGCCTGTTCCGCGCCCAGACGCCTCGCCCCTTGCTCTCGCCGCGCGAGAGCGAGGTACTGGCCGCGCTGGGCCGCGGCGAGTCGAGCAAGCAGATCGCCGCTGCCATGGACCTGAGCGTGCGCACGGTGGAAGCGCATCGGCAGAACATCAAGCGCAAGCTCAATCTCGAGGGACAGGCGGAGTTGATCAAGTATGCCGTCGAGCATTCAGGGCAGGCGTGA
- a CDS encoding cache domain-containing protein, with translation MALQLRTKFILLAVLPLVASLLLIALAVRHQERELVQREHALVERAYMEARRAELKSYVALAVSTVKPLYEAPGDPLAQRAQALKLLASLDYGPDGYFFVYDLDGNSLMHSRQPELVGRNLWDMRDPQGRPTIQELIAQARQGGGFVDYLWRRPSNGQVEAKLGYVVPLERWGWMIGTGLYLGDLHATMEQLDAQASSNIATTLLWIAGIAVFGVALISSTGLLLNVSEQRVADAKLRLLAHQVVQSQEDERAHLARELHDGTSQTLVATKLLVESAVDALEAGRPLPARVLATALERLKTCLDEVRRISHRLRPAMLDDSLGLPAALQTLGREFEDDGGAGSVAVSVQGEPVELPELVKTVLFRVAQEALTNAAKHAAAAHLQLDLSFEVGRVRLQISDDGAGFDEAAVQEHPRQGIGLRNMRERLASIGGRLQIRSQPGAGTEVWAEVPLSLNPAASMASA, from the coding sequence ATGGCCCTGCAACTCCGCACCAAATTCATCCTCCTCGCCGTCCTGCCCCTGGTGGCCAGCCTCTTGCTGATCGCGCTGGCGGTGCGGCATCAGGAGCGGGAGCTGGTGCAGCGCGAACATGCGCTGGTGGAGCGGGCGTATATGGAGGCGCGGCGGGCGGAGCTGAAGTCCTACGTGGCGCTGGCGGTCAGCACGGTGAAGCCGTTGTACGAGGCGCCGGGGGACCCGCTGGCGCAGCGGGCGCAGGCGCTGAAGCTGCTGGCCTCGCTGGACTATGGGCCGGACGGTTACTTCTTCGTCTACGACCTGGACGGCAACTCCCTGATGCACTCGCGCCAGCCCGAGTTGGTGGGCCGCAATTTGTGGGACATGCGCGATCCGCAAGGCCGGCCGACCATCCAGGAGCTGATCGCGCAGGCGCGCCAGGGCGGAGGCTTTGTCGACTACCTCTGGCGCCGGCCGTCCAATGGCCAGGTCGAGGCCAAGCTCGGTTATGTGGTGCCGCTGGAGCGCTGGGGCTGGATGATTGGCACGGGGCTCTACCTCGGCGACCTGCACGCCACCATGGAGCAGCTGGACGCCCAGGCCAGCAGCAATATCGCCACCACCTTGCTGTGGATTGCCGGCATCGCTGTCTTCGGCGTGGCCTTGATCAGCAGCACGGGGCTCTTGCTCAACGTCAGTGAGCAGCGGGTGGCCGATGCGAAACTGCGCTTGCTGGCCCACCAGGTGGTGCAGTCGCAAGAGGATGAGCGCGCCCATCTGGCGCGCGAGCTGCACGATGGCACCAGCCAGACCCTGGTGGCGACCAAGCTGCTGGTGGAATCGGCCGTTGATGCGCTGGAGGCCGGGCGGCCGCTGCCGGCGCGTGTGCTGGCCACGGCGTTGGAGCGGCTCAAGACCTGCCTGGACGAGGTGCGGCGCATCTCGCACCGCCTGCGCCCGGCCATGCTGGATGACAGCCTGGGCTTGCCGGCTGCGCTGCAAACCCTGGGCCGTGAGTTTGAGGACGATGGCGGCGCGGGTTCGGTGGCGGTCAGCGTGCAGGGAGAGCCGGTGGAGCTGCCCGAGCTGGTCAAGACCGTGCTGTTCCGCGTGGCGCAAGAGGCGCTGACCAATGCGGCCAAGCATGCGGCGGCCGCGCATCTGCAGCTGGATCTGAGCTTCGAGGTCGGCCGGGTGCGGCTGCAGATCAGCGATGATGGCGCCGGCTTTGACGAAGCCGCCGTGCAAGAGCATCCGCGCCAGGGCATCGGCCTGCGCAATATGCGCGAGCGCCTGGCCTCTATCGGCGGGCGCTTGCAGATCCGCTCTCAGCCGGGCGCGGGCACCGAGGTCTGGGCCGAGGTGCCGCTGTCTTTGAACCCTGCCGCTTCCATGGCCTCCGCATGA
- a CDS encoding tRNA-uridine aminocarboxypropyltransferase: protein MSLVSPFDLEPALDLLLADHAVARLRAACLLTDTANTRPRLDRGEPRIERCARCRLIPSHCMCHLRPVLSVPPQGHRPAAVCLIMAPFEALKPSNTGWLIADVLPETQAFVWSRVQVEPGLLALLADPQWQAFVVFPGEFADPGREVVTELAPILAEAAQVPEGRAKRPLFILLDGTWSEARKMFRKSPYLARLPVLSLQPEQLSRYRLRRSHHEHHFCTSEVAALCLALAGDEVAAQTLEAYLDVFSSRYLRAKQSVPADEGDEGHQRLRVLAAEQARRA from the coding sequence ATGTCTCTTGTGTCCCCCTTTGATCTGGAGCCCGCTCTGGATCTGCTGCTCGCTGACCATGCGGTCGCCCGCCTGCGCGCGGCCTGTCTGCTGACGGACACCGCCAACACACGGCCGCGCCTGGACCGAGGTGAGCCGCGCATCGAGCGCTGCGCGCGCTGCCGCCTGATCCCCAGCCACTGCATGTGCCATCTGCGGCCGGTGCTGAGCGTGCCGCCGCAAGGCCATCGGCCGGCGGCGGTGTGCCTGATCATGGCGCCTTTCGAGGCGCTCAAACCCAGCAACACCGGCTGGTTGATTGCCGACGTGCTGCCCGAGACACAGGCTTTCGTCTGGTCGCGCGTGCAGGTGGAGCCGGGGCTGCTGGCGCTGCTGGCCGATCCGCAGTGGCAGGCCTTTGTGGTCTTCCCGGGCGAGTTTGCCGATCCGGGGCGTGAGGTGGTGACCGAGCTGGCACCGATCCTGGCTGAAGCCGCCCAGGTGCCGGAAGGTCGGGCCAAGCGCCCGCTATTCATCCTGCTCGACGGCACCTGGTCGGAGGCACGCAAGATGTTCCGCAAAAGCCCCTACCTGGCCCGTCTGCCGGTGCTGAGCCTGCAGCCCGAGCAACTCTCGCGTTACCGCCTGCGCCGCTCGCACCACGAGCACCATTTCTGCACCTCAGAAGTGGCGGCCCTGTGCCTGGCCCTGGCCGGCGATGAGGTGGCGGCCCAGACGCTGGAGGCGTACCTCGATGTCTTCAGCAGCCGCTACCTGCGCGCCAAGCAAAGCGTGCCGGCGGATGAGGGCGATGAGGGGCACCAGCGATTGCGGGTGTTGGCGGCGGAGCAGGCACGACGAGCCTGA
- a CDS encoding helix-turn-helix transcriptional regulator — MNDASQPSAARGQASRKLATPPPPRPPVLRSVQFASREGIEHYFAELNARAPSAHREIASWGRDRAARLNLELVQAPSALQAGAAPQLFLTESRNSFVLNVRSQDSSAPAEHAPHLLVGLVLSGSVRLQMLNEGGCLARAGEGLVFNPAEVERAQFAADSHFVEIALPREPLLRLSSALWAVPGAEAPPARLQPKLAPGLAQKLHFMARQASGLLQQGDGAMPPLLIERWVEMMGLSLLHEQTALGPAAAAQHKRREEPLLPRSLSRALDYLDAHAQSEILLSDIAAAACVSVSSLLRHFNEHLGLTPMAYLRQLRLDRARAELRQGQAGRIAELAQRWGFQSAGKFSQAYLRRFGERPSESR, encoded by the coding sequence ATGAATGATGCATCGCAACCCTCGGCCGCCCGAGGCCAGGCCTCGCGCAAGTTAGCAACTCCACCACCGCCCCGACCGCCGGTGCTGCGCTCCGTCCAGTTCGCCTCGCGCGAGGGCATCGAACACTATTTCGCCGAGCTGAACGCACGCGCGCCCTCGGCGCATCGCGAGATTGCGTCCTGGGGCCGGGACCGGGCCGCGCGCCTGAACTTGGAGCTGGTGCAGGCGCCGAGCGCCCTGCAAGCCGGCGCGGCGCCCCAGCTGTTTCTGACCGAATCGCGCAACAGCTTTGTCCTGAACGTGCGCTCTCAGGACAGCAGCGCGCCAGCTGAGCACGCGCCGCATCTGCTGGTGGGCCTGGTGCTGTCCGGCTCGGTGCGCCTGCAGATGCTGAACGAGGGCGGATGCCTGGCGCGCGCCGGTGAAGGCCTGGTCTTCAACCCGGCCGAGGTGGAGCGGGCCCAGTTCGCGGCCGATTCGCATTTTGTGGAGATCGCCCTGCCGCGCGAGCCCCTGCTGCGCCTGAGCTCCGCCCTGTGGGCCGTGCCGGGCGCAGAGGCGCCGCCTGCACGCTTGCAGCCCAAGCTCGCCCCCGGCCTGGCGCAGAAGCTGCACTTCATGGCGCGGCAAGCCAGCGGCCTGCTGCAGCAGGGCGATGGCGCCATGCCGCCCCTGCTGATCGAGCGCTGGGTGGAGATGATGGGACTGAGCTTGCTGCATGAGCAGACCGCACTCGGCCCCGCTGCCGCGGCCCAGCACAAGCGCCGCGAGGAGCCCCTGCTGCCGCGCAGCCTGAGCCGCGCGCTGGACTACCTCGACGCCCATGCCCAGAGCGAGATCCTGCTGAGCGATATCGCCGCAGCCGCCTGTGTCAGCGTCAGCAGCCTGCTGCGCCATTTCAATGAGCATCTGGGCCTCACGCCCATGGCCTACCTGCGCCAGCTGCGCCTGGACCGCGCCCGCGCCGAGCTGCGCCAGGGTCAGGCCGGCCGCATTGCTGAGCTGGCGCAGCGCTGGGGTTTTCAAAGCGCCGGCAAGTTCAGCCAGGCTTACTTGCGCCGCTTTGGCGAGCGGCCGAGCGAGAGCCGCTGA